Genomic segment of Strix uralensis isolate ZFMK-TIS-50842 chromosome 14, bStrUra1, whole genome shotgun sequence:
AAAGAtgatatatacataaatatttgtgaTTTAACTACCATTCAGATATCCAATTCTGATGGCACTAGACCAGTTGGTGCGCTAGGAAAAGCTACTTCTACCAGCGACATGCTGCTCAAGCTGGCTCGGACCACTCCTTACTATAAACGTAACCGCCCTCACATCTGTTCCTTCTGGGTGAAAGGAGAATGCAAGAGAGGAGAGGAGTGTCCCTACAGGTACAGACACAGCTTAAACAGTTAATCCGTTCACAGTGGTCAGATACAGCTCCCCTTGGGGTTCGAAGAACAGGAAATGCTGCAGTGGGCAGGAGACAACATTGTGACTGGGGTCAGTGTGGAACTTGCATTCCATTGGCACGCAGCGCCAGTGAATGAATCTTTGTTGTGGCGAGTTCGTTTGTGAGGAATTAGCTGTGTGATCTTGTAGTGTTTTGCCTGCCGCAGCAGTgactgcagctcctctcctgcgTAGTTCATTTTTCCCCTTCGTGGCGTCAGTCCCCTCAATCAGAGATCTTTGTGTTTAAACAAGAGGCCATTTGAAATCCAGCTCTTGTATTTTGTAGTGTTGAATGCTGAGCTGTCAGAAGTGCCATTCATTCAGAATGTGAGGCAGTCCTGGCTGCAACTTAAGTTCTTGGggctttttgttccattttggTATGTTTATGTGAAGCGTAAAGACCAGAGGCCTTTAGAAGGGAAGGTAGCGGTTGTGTTAATCTGATGCAGCTGTGACTGGTGTTATGAAACACTTTGTTTGCTGAACCTTAGACATGAGAAACCGACAGATCCAGACGATCCTCTGGCTGATCAGAACATCAAAGATCGTTACTATGGAATTAATGATCCTGTGGCTGATAAACTTCTGAAACGAGCATCAACCATGCCTCGTCTAGACCCCCCTGATGACAAGACTATTACTACACTGTATGTTGGAGGGCTTGGAGATACTATCACTGAATCAGATCTCAGGTGTGTTGGTGAATTTGTATTGCccttgcctttttatttcacaCTTTGATTACTGCTCATCCTCAAGTGAGGAAATCTcccttgcaaggaaaaaaaataaacctggttttctgttttccttagtgGGGAACTAGTTGGTGGGCAAGTGCAGAGAAGTGCCAGCTTGTTGGGAAACAGATAAACAGGCATATTTCAAAAGCTTTGATTAAAATTTCTCTCTTTAAAGATGAATCATCCTTCTGAGCTGTTGGGGATGCTGTGTTACACTTTTTATGAGAAAGTCCCACAGCCTTTCTCTAGCTAGCTGCTGAGGAAGGCTGCTGCAGAGTTTTTATTGCTCCATAATTGCACAGAAGGACAAGAGACTTTGATTCCTAATGATTAGTCTGAACTGAtgatggagaaaagaaaggatcTGAACTTATCTATTCCAGCATGTGATGAGACCCTACTCTGCCATGTTCCCTGCTGTTAGGAGGAGTGGGGTTTCATAACCATATTTTTCCCCCACACAGAAATCACTTCTACCAGTTTGGGGAGATTCGGACGATAACTGTAGTACAGAGGCAACAGTGTGCTTTCATCCAGTTTGCCACCCGGCAAGCTGCGGAAGTGGCAGCTGAGAAATCCTTCAACAAACTCATTGTCAACGGTCGCAGGCTCAATGTCAAATGGGGAAGGTGAGtgtggggggaggaaggaagcCATGAGGGTACTGCCACAAGGTTCTCCGCTCGGTGCAGTCTGGATGAGCAGGAGTGGGTGTTAACGCTGGAGTTAACTCCAGTTACTGACTTGGTAAATGGGGTCCTTTtacagtttgtttttctttctgcagtggGATCTGGGTTGGAGATTGCACAAATTGTGTAACGGATTTCCAGGTTGAGGGTTATGGATGAGTTTCTGTAGTTTTGCTTCTAATCCATCTCCTGTAGGTGCTGTTTGCACGCTTTGTACCAGCTGTGTCTGATGTCCTGTGAATTTTTTATCTCTGACCTGAAGCAATGAATCTGGATTAGATGAAGTGAAATTATCGTGGTGTGAATATCTGCTTATCCTGCCTTTTCTCATCCTTGTTCTCAAATTTAGGTCCCAGGCAgcaagaggaaaggagaaggacAAGGAAGGTACTACAGAATCCGGGATAAAGCTGGAGCCAGTTCCAGGACTTCCTGGAGGTAAAGGGGTTGTTTTCATCTCTGAAACACTTAATGCTGACCTGCTTCCTTGAGAGAGGCTGGTGTTAAACCTCTGAGAGCAGTAGCAGAGCTCAGGACAGTAGAGGCACTGGTGAGCCCAGAGCAGTTACGTACAGTAGGTTTGCAGCAGATCCAGCTGGGATGGGGGGTGAGCTTTGTCGAGAAGCAAATTcatggtgaagaaattttttttttttttaatttttttttttttaatgtgatgagTGAAAAGTTAAAACTGAATTAAAGTTTAGGTCTGAGATACTGGCAACCCACACTTTTCAAGGCTTGGTTTATGTTTTCCTAATCCACTGAGCGTTGTAAGATGGAAAAAGCAAAACTGGTTTTGAGTGAAGAGAAACAGTGACTGTTGTAGAGTTTCAGTGTGGTCCTGCTTCTCGCTCTGGCTCATATGTGTGAGAGTAGCAGCAGTTTGCCCTTGTAGAAGAACTGATTGTGCCTGCTCTCCGATTTTCCATAACTACTGTGTACCTTTTGTGCagctctcccccctcctccagctgcagaagaggaggcttcTGCAAATTACTTCAACCTACCTCCAAGTGGCCCTCCAGCCGTGGTTAACATTGCCTTGCCACCTCCTCCTGGCATTGCTCCGCCACCGCCTCCAGGTACTTGTGTTTCCCCTTCAAGTGGGGGTGTCTGACTTTGGTGTTAGACGATCTAGTCCTCCTTGCTCAGCTGTGCTGTAGCACTGATGCGTGCCCTGAGTTGATTTTCCTCATCCCTGATCATACAGTGTAAACCGATGATCTAAAATGAGCTGTCAGCACAGTTTAATTACGCTGAGCTGCCTGTTGTGGTATGTATTCACTTGCAAATTCTCAGGCATGTCCGAGATCCCTGTTACTGGTACTGAGACCTACTCAGTGCTTTTGCTGGCTGTGTAAATGCCACATGAACCTGAACTTCAAAGGGTAATTCTGTAGCTGGTTGAATGCCAGCCTATGTTTGGCTGCGTGTGTATATCTATCCAGAGACCCTTTTTTATGGGATGTCAGACTCTTGTGGATGTATTTGCTTTGCTCACGGTTGAGTAGAAAGCATTTAGATTTTCATTACAGACACCTGTCCAGTCCCCCCACCCGCTTTTATCTGTGAGTAAGGATGTGTGTTGGGTGAGGATTGCCCCCAGTTGTactgggaagaggggaaggagttTGGGGATTTGAAGAATCATGGGAGATGTCCACCTTTCAAAGGCACAGCTGTAAGCCAGCTGCTTTCTGCTAGTAATTTCAAGCAGTAGCACATCCGCACTGGTTGTTCTGTTGCTTTGTCTGAAGCTGCCAACTTTGTTTCTGCAGGTTTTGGACCACACATGTTCCACACCATGGGGCCCCCGCCTCCCTTCATGAGAGCCCCGGGGCCCATTCACTACCCGTCTCAAGATCCCCAGAGGATGGGTGCCCACGCGGGAAAGCACAGCAGCCCCTAGCACGTCGTGCCACCCTCGTCGTtaaagtaaatgttattttctagTTACCATGGTAGCACCATATGTTGAGCTGTGGGTGAGCTAGAGAAGCCTTATTTCCCTGCTTGCAGACACCGGGCAAGCTGAGCTCCGTGTCTCCACTAGCTGATCGGATTGTTGATACATCCCAGGTCTTTCATTTAgtaggggggggtgggggggcggggcacAGACAGGAGGGCTGTCGGGGGTCGGTGGATCAGGTATACCAGAGTCGCAGTGCTATCTGTGTATCCCGTTGGCACACTTTTGAAATAAACgtctggaaaaacaaaaccaaacctttttCAAGCCCCTTTGATATCCTCAGTCTGAACACTGTGGACTATTTAAATGTAACCAGAGACTCCGTCAGGTAACTAATGACTTATTATTCTAATGGGGTATTAAACCAGGACTGAATAAGAGTTGAAAAACAAGCTTATCAGATGTGCCAAACCCATGGCTTTGCCTTACTATTGCCACAGaattttcctccctccttttgcCTGACTTcttgcttaaagaaaaaacaaccaacctttTTTGACGCTTCACTTCTAATCCTGCACATCCTGAGCAAGATAAGTGTTAGGTCACACAAGCAGCCCCTGGGTAGCACAGGCTGAAGTGCAGTGGCAGTTAGCAGTTGCCTTTTTTTGCTTGGCGAGGGCTGTGGGGGGAGGACACGGTGCAGCTGCAAGCTTGTCCGGGGTATGTTTGGAGCATGACTGGGGCTTTCAAGGCCTGTGGATACAGTCTCAAACTGTAAACTGTTTCGATAAGACATGaaacttttctttctgtgctCCAACTATAGCGTTTGCCCAGGAGCAGCCGTGTCCTGCATGGAGCCTGCCGTTGAGTAAGATGTATGTACGCGTGTCTGGAGGATTTTAATTTATCTGTATGTCAGCTGCTTTCATGCAATGGATCTGTGGACATCTTTCTGTAAAGCAAAACATGATGGGACCTGTTCTGAAGCttcatttgcttgttttaaaaaaaaccccgaacattaaaatatttgaatttttcaaCACTTTGCTTAGACCCTGCTTCCTGGAGCCCAGCGTCTGaggattttgatttttatttggcTGCTGCCAAAGCCGAGATGCAGAGCAGGCAATGCCAGCAGGTCCACTTTTAGTTCTATGTGCGATGCAGCTGGGCTGTGCCGTGCTGCTGGAGGTGGCGTGGCACGGCGGGGCCAtggctggcaggcaggcaggctggctttctctgcagagagagctgggctgggggcagaggggatcAGTTTAGCTTTTGTCGGGTAAGAGCCGTCCCCGGGCAGTGTTGGAGGACAGGCAAGGGCCTGCTGGTGGATGGGGGAGTGCTGCAGCGTTTGCCGCAGCTCTGGCCCCGAGTCTCTGCCGCTGGGGCCCGTGAGCACCGTGCAGACCGATCTCAAATGCAAGCAGCCTTTACGTTACcacaatttatttattattttgagcCAGGTCCCCAGGGGTACACGGGTTCTTCAGCTGATGgacaaagaggagagagatgggTTTGGAACAGGACAGCAGCTGAGCATCAGCAATTCTTAATGTTTAAGGAACGGATCGTTTTTCGTTCCGTTTGCTTGTCCCCTCCTGCTTCTGGGGGAAGAACACAGCAGTGAAAGTTTCCTGCCTGAATGGTGTGTTGTGGCAGCAGAATCCCTGTGTGGGATTTGCTCTGCACATCTGTCTGCACGGCATGGCAAATACACTTCCCAAGGGAAGCAGCTGTTTAACTGCATTTTTACCACCAAATTTACTTGCCCAGTTTAACCACAGTGgtagaaaaataaacttttatccTGATGCTCCTGCTTTCGCAAGATTAAATAAAGGTGACATTAAGAACCTGACAGAAGCAATTCTAGAAAGGCTGTATTAAACTAAAGATTTTTGTCAGCAGGGTTTTCCAGATGTTCTGGTGACTGTCCTGTAGACTGGTGTTAGTGGCATGTCCCACTGTGTGTCACTGCTGAAAACCTTTGTGTAGTTGAATCCTCACTGCTGATTTTTGTGTTCCCGGGGAAGCCTGCCCTTGCTCTGGACTCCCGGCTGCGCTGCTTTTCCTTCCCGCTGCTGCTGACGTTGTCAGAATATGCTGGCAGGATCTTCAGACTGGTGCCCTTCTGCAGTGAGTCCAGGCAGGGCCTGATCCTTAGTGACCAGTTCTATGAAGCAAATCTGGCGTAAGTCAATCTGAGGGCTTAGATGTTTAAGCGAGGCATGCAAATAGCAGTAGGAAGGGGAAAATACAGCTGCCAAGGGCTAGCCAGTAGCTTGTGGAAACAGGGCACAAGCTTCCAACTCCCAACATTCCTCTCCCATAAATCCTGGTTGCGCTGTGTTGGTAAACAGGCAGATTCCCCGTTCCTCACTCATTTTTGTTGTCCAGCCAAGCCCAGGGTAAGTGCTTTTAACGTGCCAATGCCTCTGGTaacttgttttgctgctgctcttcaatTATCGCCTCCTCTCGCCATCCCGACTGAAATGACAGATGTAGAGTTAGCCTGAAGATGGAATTTCTCTGCAAAGGCACCAGCTGTCAGAGCAGGTCATGTGTGAAGAAGCAGGGAGACAGCTTGGTGTGTGGCAGCTGGTGGTCCTGCCGTTTTCCACGAGGCAGGGCAGAGGACAGGCTGTACGGGATGTTTTGTAGGGGAGCTTACGGGGATCTGCTTGCATTAATGATGAGAACTTGGCTGGTTAGCTTAGCACTAAATGCCCTTGTGATGATGGCTGGGATGAGGGGAATTCAAAATGGTCCCAGACTTGAGCTGGTTCGAATCCTGCTGAGGAAGACAACCCGAGACCACTAGTTTTCAGGAAGAAtactccctcccctctcccctacCCTGCGAAGTATGTTGGAATCTAGCGAGAAAAGCATCCGTGGCGATCGCGAAGGGAGCGTGTGTGTGCTACAGCTCGTCGCTCTCCGGTAGAACCCGCACCCAGCCTTGTGGCACCCTGTTGAAGTTGGGCCTGTGGGCGATCACCTCCAGGACACTCAGGTTATCCAGCTCCATGGCGGGCACCGAGAACGGGTCGCTGAGCAGCGCTTTGTCAAACGGGGTGGGAGTCCTGCGGCACGGGAAGAAGCAGAAACCACGTCACGAGGAGAAGTTGTGCGTCTCGTAAAAGTGATAGAAAAAACAAGTCTGGATTTACTAACCGAGCCTAGCAGCAACTTAGCAATGCCTGCAGCCAGTGCcaaccctcctcttcctccccaggatGCTGTGAGAGCCTCTGCTAGCCCATGGAGGTGTTTCTCCTGTGCAGAGCCA
This window contains:
- the RBM22 gene encoding pre-mRNA-splicing factor RBM22 encodes the protein MSTSLGSNTYNRQNWEDADFPILCQTCLGENPYIRMTKEKYGKECKICARPFTVFRWCPGVRMRFKKTEVCQTCSKLKNVCQTCLLDLEYGLPIQVRDAGLSLKDEMPKSDVNKEYYTQNMEREISNSDGTRPVGALGKATSTSDMLLKLARTTPYYKRNRPHICSFWVKGECKRGEECPYRHEKPTDPDDPLADQNIKDRYYGINDPVADKLLKRASTMPRLDPPDDKTITTLYVGGLGDTITESDLRNHFYQFGEIRTITVVQRQQCAFIQFATRQAAEVAAEKSFNKLIVNGRRLNVKWGRSQAARGKEKDKEGTTESGIKLEPVPGLPGALPPPPAAEEEASANYFNLPPSGPPAVVNIALPPPPGIAPPPPPGFGPHMFHTMGPPPPFMRAPGPIHYPSQDPQRMGAHAGKHSSP